One Prunus dulcis chromosome 8, ALMONDv2, whole genome shotgun sequence DNA window includes the following coding sequences:
- the LOC117637730 gene encoding gibberellin-regulated protein 9, producing MKLFTIFLITVLLLQAFAEASSFSDAANSTTKMEEGNYALVALSKKAHHLPKINCNYACSRRCRKASRKKICKRACKSCCEKCHCVPPGTYGNKKACPCYAKLKTHGNKPKCP from the exons ATGAAGCTCTTCACCATTTTTCTTATCACCGTTCTTCTTCTGCAG GCTTTTGCAGAGGCTTCATCATTCAGTGATGCTGCAAATTCTACCACAAAG ATGGAGGAAGGAAATTACGCACTGGTAGCTCTTAGTAAGAAGGCGCATCATCTTCCCAAAATCA ATTGCAACTATGCATGCTCGAGGAGATGCAGGAAGGCATCAAGAAAGAAGATATGCAAGCGAGCATGCAAATCTTGTTGCGAGAAATGCCACTGCGTTCCACCAGGCACCTATGGGAACAAGAAAGCATGCCCATGTTATGCAAAACTCAAGACACATGGAAACAAGCCTAAGTGCCCTTAA
- the LOC117638342 gene encoding uncharacterized protein LOC117638342 yields the protein MVGSSSSGGDLRTSQFDGANYDFWAVKMETILIAHDLWDVVEVGVQPQPVLEEEEDSRGEGSEAEQVPVEASTISREDRIKNAKALSLIQGALTDELFPCIRIEKTVKGAWDTLRREFRGDKKVRAVKLQAVIADFEYMRMTDGESFDSNLARFFGTVNNLKSLGEDVFETRIVQKLLMSLSRRYKSIVSIVEETLDLDVLRVEEVIASIKVYDKKEGLHDERDKLVGTERAFSSLKVGNNEVHGTHKGSQSRPNQKWKGQDKKGSNWHKGPRCGKCNRFVHTAKDYEGHSHKQVANYAKEEEVTTGTMFYACHSASLQDKSVWFVDSACRNHMTSQESVLLNIDRIVTCKVKMGTGDLVQATGKGTLVVETQHGRRYIHEVLLVLGLDENLLSVGQMMEHGYYVLFGGNMAVIFVDGSLNNVVTKVVMGGNRCLPLSLESMTPAARKASVIEDSWIWHRRLGHLNFVSMKKM from the exons ATGGTGGGATCAAGTTCTTCAGGTGGAGATTTACGAACTTCACAGTTTGATGGTGCAAACTATGATTTTTGGGCTGTCAAAATGGAGACCATCCTCATAGCACATGATCTATGGGATGTAGTTGAGGTCGGAGTACAACCTCAGCCAGTTcttgaggaggaagaagactCTAGAGGTGAAGGAAGTGAGGCTGAGCAAGTTCCAGTGGAAGCATCTACCATCTCTAGAGAAGACAGAATCAAAAACGCCAAGGCACTGAGTCTCATTCAAGGAGCTTTAACCGATGAGCTCTTCCCTTGCATCAGAATTGAAAAGACTGTAAAAGGAGCTTGGGATACTCTGAGAAGAGAGTTCAGAGGAGATAAAAAGGTAAGAGCTGTAAAACTTCAAGCAGTTATAGCAGATTTTGAGTATATGAGAATGACTGATGGTGAAAGCTTTGATAGTAATTTGGCTAGATTTTTTGGAACTGTGAATAATCTGAAATCTCTTGGTGAAGATGTGTTTGAAACAAGAATTGTGCAAAAGCTTTTGATGAGTCTAAGTAGAAGATATAAGTCCATTGTGTCTATTGTTGAAGAAACTCTTGACCTTGATGTTCTTAGAGTTGAAGAGGTCATTGCATCTATCAAAGTCTATGATAAAAAGGAGGGCTTGCATGATGAAAGAGATAAATTGGTTGGGACTGAGAGAGCTTTCAGTAGCCTCAAGGTTGGAAATAACGAAGTCCATGGTACTCATAAGGGCTCACAAAGTAGACCAAATCAAAAGTGGAAGGGACAAGACAAAAAGGGATCAAATTG GCACAAAGGACCTAGATGTGGAAAATGCAATAGGTTTGTTCATACTGCAAAGGACTATGAAGGTCATAGTCACAAACAAGTAGCCAACTAtgcaaaggaagaagaagtaaCCACAGGAACTATGTTCTATGCTTGTCACTCTGCAAGTTTGCAAGATAAAAGTGTATGGTTTGTGGACAGCGCCTGCAGAAACCACATGACCTCTCAAGAGTCTGTGTTACTAAACATTGATAGGATCGTGACTTGCAAAGTTAAAATGGGCACTGGAGATCTTGTACAAGCAACTGGAAAAGGCACTCTAGTGGTTGAAACTCAGCATGGGAGAAGGTATATACATGAAGTGTTGCTTGTTCTGGGCTTGGATGAGAATCTATTGAGTGTAGGCcaaatgatggagcatggTTACTATGTCCTATTTGGGGGTAACATGGCAGTTATCTTTGTTGATGGCAGCCTCAACAATGTTGTAACAAAAGTGGTCATGGGAGGAAATCGATGTTTGCCTCTCTCACTAGAATCTATGACACCTGCAGCAAGGAAGGCATCAGTGATTGAAGACTCTTGGATCTGGCATAGAAGACTTGgacatttgaattttgttagCATGAAAAAGATGTAG